The Girardinichthys multiradiatus isolate DD_20200921_A chromosome 6, DD_fGirMul_XY1, whole genome shotgun sequence genome window below encodes:
- the zgc:113531 gene encoding von Willebrand factor C domain-containing protein 2-like, with the protein MPQVCIGRLSLQQQRSLSTALWALLLCTQAALGFSLAGQQENTCEANGSIYYLGEWYFLDSDPCTQCECTAEGSVCARTECTSLPAACIHVSHYPTDCCPRCEKIGCEYRGVVYELGQNFQPSECEQCTCDSDGIARCLVADCAPPPCVNPVYQPGKCCPECKEGPNCYADASRSEVIPAGEPVWVDSCTKCRCHDGKEAGYWEGNRLATCSRLKNCTAQQPPTPVH; encoded by the exons ATGCCACAGGTTTGCATTGGGCGCCTCTCCCTCCAGCAGCAGCGCAGCCTGTCCACGGCGCTCTGGGCTCTTCTGCTCTGCACACAGGCCGCTTTGGGCTTCTCACTTGCAGGACAGCAGGAGAACACCTGCGAGGCCAACGGTAGCATCTACTACCTTGGAGAGTGGTATTTCCTGGACTCCGACCCCTGCACCCAGTGCGAGTGCACCGCTGAGGGCTCCGTGTGCGCCCGCACGGAGTGCACCTCCCTCCCGGCTGCGTGCATCCATGTCAGCCACTACCCCACCGACTGCTGCCCGAGGTGCGAGAAGATCGGCTGCGAGTACCGGGGGGTGGTTTACGAACTGGGACAGAATTTTCAG CCATCAGAATGTGAGCAGTGCACTTGTGATAGTGATGGCATCGCCCGTTGTCTCGTGGCAGACTGTGCCCCCCCACCATGTGTCAATCCTGTGTACCAGCCTGGGAAATGCTGCCCGGAATGCAAGGAGG GTCCCAACTGCTACGCTGATGCATCCCGTAGTGAAGTGATACCTGCAGGAGAACCTGTGTGGGTCGACTCTTGCACCAAGTGTCGCTGTCACGACGGCAAAGAAGCCGGCTACTGGGAGGGAAATCGACTCGCAACCTGTTCCCGCCTCAAAAACTGCACAGCTCAGCAGCCGCCTACCCCGGTTCACTAA